The genomic DNA CCGGCCGAAGCGCGTCACGTATTCGGGCGAGCGTCCGCTGCATGCACTCGCGGCGCGCGGCGTGCAATACGTCGAAGTCCGTTGCATGGATATCGATCCGTTCGAACCGACCGGCCTGTCGCTCGAAGCCGCGCGCTTCCTCGATGCGTATCTGCTTGTCTGCGCCCTCGAGGACAGCGCGCCGCTGCCGCCGCTCGCGTACACAGAAGCGAACCGCAACTTCTGTCTCGTGACAACGGAAGGCCGCAAGCCGGGCCTCGAACTGATGCGCGATGGTCAGCCCGTGGCGATGATGGATTGGGCGAACACCTTGCTTGATCGCATCGCCATCGCGGCGACCACGCTCGATGCGGTTCAAGGCGGTGACAGTCATACGCGTGCGGTCGCGGCGCAGCGCGCGAAGCTCGCGGACCCGTCGTTGACGCCTTCGGCGCGCGTGCTGCAAACGATGCGCGACAAGCAGCAAGGCTTCCTCGCCTTTGGGCTCGAGCAAAGCGAAGCGCACGCGGCGTACTTCGGCGCGCGGCCGCTCGATGCTGCGTCGGAGAAAGAGTTCGAGACGCTCGCCGTGGAATCGCTCGCCGCACAAGAAAAACTCGAGCGCGAAGAAACGGGCTCATTCGATGCGTTCGTCGCCGCGTATCGCGCGTACACGTTGAACCGCTTCAGCGTCTGACGTCGGCATTCAGAAACTGCGAAAAGTCGCGCGTACGTATCGCGAGGTAACGTCTACCCGCCTGGACCTCGCGCGCGTGCGCGATCAGCAAGAATTCCACCGCCGCCGCCGCGCATCGAGTGAAAGCATCGAAGCGTGGCCCCAAACGTACCCGATCGCATTCAATCGCATGAAACACGCTCGGCGCGCGCGGGTCCAACCTGTATTGCAGTATTGCAGACCGGCCTGCGAAACAGCCTGCGAAGCGCCTGCAGACCGGCGCGCGAAGCTCGCGACGAGGGCGTGCATCGTTCAGGGAGGAAGGATGCGATGAAAAAAGGTCTATTGGCCGTGTTGTGCGTGCTCGCCGCCGGATGCTCGACGCGCGGGCAGGTGAACCCCGACGTGATGCAGATCGCCACGGCGCCGCTCACGTGCTCGACGAAAGCCGAATGCGACATGTGGTGGCAGCGTGCGCGAACCTGGGTGACCGATCATTCGCGCTTCGACGTGACGACCGCCACCGATTCGCTGATCCAGACCGCGGGCCCCGACGGCGGCAAGCGCGACCTCGCTTATCAGATCACGAAGGCGTCGAACAACGACGGCACATCGACGATCGGCTTCTCCGCGCATTGCGACAGCTCGCTCGGGTGCAAGCCGAATCCCTGGGAAGCGGGCGCGGACTTCAAGCAGTACGTGCGAGGCGGCAACACAAACGCGAATGCGAATGTCACGACGCCGGCAGGCACGTCGACGCCACCGGCAACCCATCCCGCCGACGCGATGCCCGGGCAAACGATGCCGTCGCCTACAGGCGAGCCGGTCTCGCAGTAGTCAGCGAGTCCGTCACGCGGCTTTATAGGGATGCTTTAAGACTTCTCCGATTGGACATGTCGATGACCGAATTTATCGTTCGGTCACCCTCAATTCCATCGAGAAGCTCCCATGTACATTCGACTTTTCTTCGCGGCCGCCTGCGTCGCACTCGCGGCTGGTTGCACCACTTCATCCGGTCTTACCTATAACAACGACGTGATCACGTTGGCCAACGGCACGCAGGCGCATCGCGTGCAGTGTCTGGGCCTCGCCGAAACCACGGAAAGCTGTATGGACCAGGTCCGCAAGGTTTGCGGCGACAAGCAGGCGTTGCGCGTGTCCGCTACCGATCGCGCGATCTCCGGCTATAAGCCCGAAAACGATCCGCGTGAAATTCTCTTCACCTGCGCGACGCCGGTCGTTCAGCAGCCTGCTCCGCAAGCGGCGCCGCAACCGGCTCCGCAGCCCGCACCGGCACCCGCGCCGGCTCGCAAGGTCACGCTGCAAGGCGACGCGAACTTCGCCACCAACAGCGCGACGCTCACGCCCGCCGCCAAGGCGAACCTCGACGAATTTATCGCGGCCAATCGCGGCGTCGATGTCCAGCAACTGACGATCGCCGGCTACACCGATTCGACCGGTTCCGCCGCGCTCAACGAGCGGCTGTCGACAGCCCGCGCGCGCTCGGTTCAGGCATATCTCGGATCGCACGGCTTGCGCGCCGCGAATTACAGCGTGAATGGCTACGGCAGCGCATCGCCGGTCGATACGAATGCGACGGCTGCAGGCCGCGCGAAGAATCGCCGCGTCGAAATCCAGGTCGACGGCCAGTAATACCTTTCCGCGGTTTCTTTTCCGCCAGAAAAAACGGGCCGTCGTTCCCCGGACCCGTATTGTGCGGCGGCATCGGCATTGAGCCGATGCCGTTTTTTTTTCGTCCATACCGTTTGCATCGGGCGCGTCGCGAGCACCCTCGCGAATTTCAGCATCCATCGATAGGATGCGCAAATACGCCCGATAGCATTCATGCCTAGGCAACTAAAACGAGCCGTGTCCTCAAGCGTTGGTCACTTTACGTCGCTGCACTTTTAGGTGGCGCAAAGCGTAAAACTCTTTTGCGCCAACGGTTCCATTTGCGGTCGACGACGGCCATTCCCGGATGCCTTATCGGCCCGCGCTGTTAGCAAGCACTCACCTTCAGCGCGCCGTTATTTGCATCTGGCGAGAATAATCGGGTCACTCCTTGCTTAATGAGCACGAAATGCACAGATTTGGTGTGCGTCAGCTCATCTCCTACATCAGACAAAACGCAGATCTTCCTCAAAGCGCCTGCTCGAAAAACAACACTCGATCAGGGGTTGCGCGCGGACTATGTTGAAACTTAATTGCATAGTCAATATTATGTCAGTCAACGAGTTACGCGCGATTCGCGCCATTCGAGACCATGTTCTGACCGCTTCAAAGCGTGCCCGCCCGTGCCGGCCGCAGAGGAAATCCCGCGATGCTGTACCTGAAAAACACCCTTGGCGGCCTGAGCCGCTCCCTGATCGATTCCGCGCTGCTTAATTTTCAGAAGCCGTATCGTTGGTGGAAATTCGCCCTTTATGCAGTCGTTTTCGTGCTGCCGGGCGGATCGCTTGGGGTGTTATTTCTCGCGTGGATCGATCATCGGCGCGCGCGCCGCAGCGCGAAGCCCGCCGCTACGGTCAAGCCGGTCGCGTTGCTGGCCGTAACATCGATGAAAGCAAAGGCGCCGTCGGCCATGAAAAGCATCGCGCCGGGCGCGGTCATCTGCCAGACGCGCTCCGACGCGCCCGCGTGTCGCGCCGCCGCCGGCAAGCAGGCCCGCCAGGGCTCGGCTGACCTTCGCGCGTGAATCGCGTCCAGCGAATCGCAAATCGCCTGATCAGCCTTGCGTCCACGCATACGTTACGGAACCGCCGGTTCAACGTTGACTGACGCTTGAGCCCGCGGGGCCGTTTTGTCGAGCCGCATCCGTCGGGCGCCCGTTTCCCTCGCACATCTGATCAAACACACTGCAGTTCCGGGCAGCGCTGCCTGCAGCAAGGCAGCGCGCGACAGCCCCACCGCCGGGTCGTATCCGCCGACCGCCCAAACATCCTCCTGGCCCTCCGCGTCCGCCGCAGTAACGACACGTAACCTTGCGAACACCCTCCGTAACACATCTGCAAGGCTCACCGCATTACTCTTCTGTCTCCGGGCGAGGCGCAGTAAGCTAGCGGTCGCGCGTCGCGGCACAACCACCTGGCTCACGCGGCAGCTTCGTTCACGCCCGATTTTCATCATCAGCAGCAGACCACGCGCAACCGCCGGCCTTTTGCATTGTCCACGGGCCGAATCGACAGGAATTCAAGGAATTCATTTGCATGCAGTCCGATTTCACGACGCGCCGTAGCGCCACCGCGCCCCGCGCCATGACGATCGCCGTCGCGGCGGCGCTCGCCGCGATGCTGGCCGGCTGCGCGGTCGGCCCCGACTACAAGCGGCCGACAACCGAAATTCCGGCGTCCTACAAGGAAGCCGCGGAAGGCTGGAAGGTTGCGCAGCCGAACGATCAGCACGATCGCGGCCCGTGGTGGACCATTTATAACGATCCGCAGCTCAACGCGCTTGAAGACAAGCTCAACGCGTCAAACCAGTCGATCGCGCAATTCGCCGCCGCCTACCGGCAGGCGCGCGCGCTCGTCGCCGAAGCGCGCTCGGCCTATTTCCCGGTGGTCACGCTGAACGGCAGCGGCGAGCGGCAGCAATCGCCGGCACGCAGCGGCGGCTTCGTCACGGGCACCGGCTCGGTCGGCTCGTCGGGCTCGATTACCAACAGCTTCCGCCTGTCCGCCGACGCGACATGGGAGCCGGATCTGTGGGGCCAGGTGAGCCGCACCGTGGCGGCGCAAAAAGCCGGGCAGCAGGGCGCCGCCGCCGATCTCGCGAACGCGCGCCTGTCGGCACAAGGCACGCTCGCGCAAACCTACTTCGCGCTGCGCTCGCTCGATTCCCAGCAAAAACTGCTCGACGACACCGTCGTGTCGTTCGAAAAGTCGTTGCAATTGACGCAGAATCGCTATGCGCAGGGCGTCGCCGCGCGCTCGGATGTGATCCAAGCGCAGACGCAACTGCAGTCCGCGCAAGCCGCCGCGATCGACAACGGCGTCGCGCGCGCGCAGAACGAGCATGCGATCGCAGTGCTGGTCGGCGAACCCGCTTCGACGTTTTCGCTGCCGCCGGCGCCGCTCGATGCGACGCCGCCCGACGTACCCGCGCAGCTGCCATCGGCACTGCTCGAGCGGCGCCCCGACATCGCGTCGGCCGAGCGCAAGGCCGCGGCCGCGAACGAACAGATCGGCATCGCGATCGCCGCCTACTTCCCGACACTCTCGCTGTCCACGAGCGGCGGCTTCGAAAGCTCAGTGTTCTCGCAGTTGCTGCAGGCGCCATCGCGCTTCTGGACGGTGGGCCCGCAGCTCGCCGCGACGCTCTTCGACTTCGGCCTGCGCGGCGCGCAGACCGACGCGGCACGCGCGGCCTACGACCAGAACGTGGCCACGTATCGGCAGACGGTGCTGACGGCGTTCCAGGACGTCGAGGACAACCTCGCATCGCTGCGTATTCTCGGCAGGGAAATCGTCGTGCAGCAGCAGGCCGTGCAGTCGGCGCAGCAGGCGCTCGCGATCGTCACGAACGAGTACAAGGCCGGCACCGTCGACTATCTGAACGTGCTCGCCGCGCAGACCACGGCGTTTAACGCGGAGCAGAAGCTCGCGAGCATCGCGGGCCAGCGCATGGTGTCGTCGGCTGGACTCGTGAAGGCGCTCGGCGGCGGCTGGGATGTCGCGCAGATGAATCGCGAAGATGGCGGGGTCGCGGCGCCGGCGCCCGCCCCGGCGGAAGGTGCGTCGGCGCCGCAAGCGGCAGCTGGTTCAGCGCCGGTCGCGCAGAAGGGCGCCGCCGCGGGCGAAGTGCGCAACGACTAACCGGTCGGGAACAAGCGGCGCGGCCAACGACCCTACCCACGCCTCAATGCGTGAAATCGAGCGAAACCGTCCCTTTCCCCACCGGCGGCCCGATCAGATTTAACAGTCCCGCGAGATTGTCGAGCTGATCCGGCGTCGCGCTCGC from Paraburkholderia edwinii includes the following:
- a CDS encoding OmpA family protein gives rise to the protein MYIRLFFAAACVALAAGCTTSSGLTYNNDVITLANGTQAHRVQCLGLAETTESCMDQVRKVCGDKQALRVSATDRAISGYKPENDPREILFTCATPVVQQPAPQAAPQPAPQPAPAPAPARKVTLQGDANFATNSATLTPAAKANLDEFIAANRGVDVQQLTIAGYTDSTGSAALNERLSTARARSVQAYLGSHGLRAANYSVNGYGSASPVDTNATAAGRAKNRRVEIQVDGQ
- a CDS encoding efflux transporter outer membrane subunit, with product MQSDFTTRRSATAPRAMTIAVAAALAAMLAGCAVGPDYKRPTTEIPASYKEAAEGWKVAQPNDQHDRGPWWTIYNDPQLNALEDKLNASNQSIAQFAAAYRQARALVAEARSAYFPVVTLNGSGERQQSPARSGGFVTGTGSVGSSGSITNSFRLSADATWEPDLWGQVSRTVAAQKAGQQGAAADLANARLSAQGTLAQTYFALRSLDSQQKLLDDTVVSFEKSLQLTQNRYAQGVAARSDVIQAQTQLQSAQAAAIDNGVARAQNEHAIAVLVGEPASTFSLPPAPLDATPPDVPAQLPSALLERRPDIASAERKAAAANEQIGIAIAAYFPTLSLSTSGGFESSVFSQLLQAPSRFWTVGPQLAATLFDFGLRGAQTDAARAAYDQNVATYRQTVLTAFQDVEDNLASLRILGREIVVQQQAVQSAQQALAIVTNEYKAGTVDYLNVLAAQTTAFNAEQKLASIAGQRMVSSAGLVKALGGGWDVAQMNREDGGVAAPAPAPAEGASAPQAAAGSAPVAQKGAAAGEVRND